A single region of the Tachyglossus aculeatus isolate mTacAcu1 chromosome X1, mTacAcu1.pri, whole genome shotgun sequence genome encodes:
- the LOC119950016 gene encoding defensin-B5-like, with translation MRGLLPFLFLLFFFLSPIQAQPEGQEEEPEETWSEDGAQARTQDAEDSEVMGAENEARSATEHASPEVFEETCRELGGKCRYGFCPWNENRIFNCKFARPCCRKRKAIP, from the exons ATGAGGGGACTCCTTCCCTTTCTGTTTCTCCTATTCTTTTTTCTGTCTCCAATCCAGGCTCAGCcagagggccaggaggaggaaccTGAAGAAACCTGGTCCGAGGACGGGGCCCAAGCCCGAACCCAGGACGCGGAAGACTCGGAGGTCATGGGAGCTGAGAATGAGGCGAGGTCAGCAACAG AACATGCTTCCCCCGAGGTCTTCGAGGAAACTTGTAGAGAACTGGGAGGAAAGTGCCGCTACGGATTTTGTCCCTGGAATGAAAATCGGATCTTCAACTGCAAGTTTGCCCGCCCTTGCTGCAGGAAAAGAAAAGCCATCCCTTGA